One window from the genome of Amblyraja radiata isolate CabotCenter1 chromosome X, sAmbRad1.1.pri, whole genome shotgun sequence encodes:
- the iqgap1 gene encoding ras GTPase-activating-like protein IQGAP1 isoform X3 translates to MPRCVYCIHALSLYLFKLGLAPQIQDLYGKVVFTEEEINNMKSELEKYGIQMPAFSKIGGILANELSVDEAALHAAVIAINDAVERGVAADTVAAMKNPNALLVNLDESESEQYQLTLANAKRQKAGNAHNKEVPGSPDSERDVYEELLTQAEIQGNVNKVNVKRRLNNVDDALERGDALALYNTLRSPQLALRGVEAENSDWYLKQLTADKQLKVQEQGSSELLTKEELQLGVEQANTDALRFKKLLEAVSRINAAVRSGVAEQTMTELMNPEAQLPPVYPFAANLYQQELSTLQQQSPEGKLTHTELVVAVEMLSSVALINRALEAGDSNEVWRLLDNRVTGLTNVDQGNAQRYVDELLRLKAKAQEDGNEFITWNDIQGTVDQVNTVVQEEHDRIMAIGLINDAVDEGDARKTLEALLLPSAKLADVSPPVAEHYQEMLIRTKREKAQETQDDSAVLWLDEIQDTVWRSNKDTEDAKRFSQGILTINEAVDDGDTGRILSALRSSDVGLYGVTSECEDIYQQELTEAKQARIAEGDNGSPWVRHWVKGGYHYYYNLQTKEGSWEQPADFVQNNTQLSREDIQSTVSGVTAAYNREQLWMANEGLLTKLQARCRGYMLRQQLHQRMGFLERQKPAILTIQSNWRGYKQRKAYKDRRQHFKDNSAAVVKLQALFRMLLARKKYRDRLKYFKDHVADIIKIQAFIRANKARDDYKTLISAEQPPMGVVRKFVHLLDQSDQDFQEEVELMRLREEVVTRIRSNQQLENDLNTMDIKIGLLVKNKVTLQEVVSHSKKLTRKNKAQLSDMMKIDRQKGGLKGLSKEKRMKLEAYQNLFYLLQTNPTYLAKLIFQMPQNKSTKFMDSVIFTLYNYASNQREEYLLLKLFKTALQEEIKSKVDQLHEIITGNPTVIKMVVSFNRGARGQNALRQILAPVVKEIIEERGMNIKTDPIDIYKAWVNQMESQTGEASKLPYDVTPDQALAHEEVRLRLDGSIKNMRNVTDKFLAAIATSVDKIPYGMRIIAKVLRDSLHEKFPDATDEELIKIVGNLLYYRYMNPAIVAPDAFDIIDMSAGGGGLSTDQRRNLGSIAKVLQHAASNKMFDKEYCHLASINEYLSHAHLKFRRFFQSACEVPELEDKFNVDEYSDLVTLNKPVIYISIGEIINTHTLFLDHQDAIAPDHNDPIHELLEDLGEVPTIESLIGEAGLSEAGKELLAKTEVSLSLTNKFDVSGGENEEMNARTLLMNTKRLMVDVIRFQPGDTLTEILECPSSTVQEAEHQRAMQRRAVRDAKTPEKMKRNQAQVDENLMSLTEKKEKIDQNLKKLTALGKVNPTNKYQDLINDVAKDIRNQRRYRQRRKAELVRLQQTYSGLISKTAFYEEQTDYYNQYIKTCMDNLASKGKLSKKPGDVKGKKSKQVSQRYTAARLHEKGVLLEIEDLSSSQFKNVIFDICPTEEVGDFEVKAKFMGVQMDSFMLHYQDLLQLQYEGVAVMKLFDKAKVNVNLLIFLLNKKFYGK, encoded by the exons ATGCCGCGATGCGTCTATTGTATCCACGCTCTCAG TCTGTATCTCTTCAAACTGGGACTGGCCCCACAGATCCAAGACCTTTACGGGAAAGTGGTCTTCACAG AGGAGGAGATCAACAACATGAAGAGTGAGCTGGAGAAGTACGGGATCCAGATGCCGGCCTTCAGCAAGATCGGGGGCATCCTGGCCAACGAGCTGTCCGTGGACGAAGCTGCcc tgCACGCTGCTGTCATTGCCATCAACGATGCAGTGGAGCGTGGAGTGGCCGCCGACACCGTAGCGGCCATGAAGAATCCCAACGCCCTGCTGGTGAACCTGGACGAGAGTGAGAGCGAGCAGTACCAGCTCACTCTGGCTAACGCCAAGCGGCAGAAGGCAGGCAACGCCCACAACAAG GAGGTGCCCGGGAGCCCGGACAGTGAGCGGGATGTTTATGAGGAGCTGCTGACTCAGGCTGAGATCCAGGGCAACGTCAACAAGGTCAACG TGAAGCGGCGCCTGAACAATGTGGATGATGcgctggagagaggggatgctctGGCTCTCTACAACACCCTGAGATCTCCACAGCTGGCCCTGCGAGGGGTGGAGGCAGAGAACTCTGACTGGTACCTCAAGCAGCTGACCGCCGACAAGCAGCTCAAGGTCCAG gagcagggctCCAGCGAGCTGCTGACAAAGGAGGAGCTACAACTGGGAGTGGAGCAGGCCAACACCGACGCCCTGCGCTTCAAGAAGC TGCTGGAGGCCGTGTCTCGCATCAACGCTGCGGTCCGGAGCGGCGTGGCGGAGCAGACGATGACGGAGCTGATGAACCCCGAGGCTCAGTTACCACCGGTTTACCCCTTTGCTGCCAACCTGTACCAGCAGGAGCTGAGCACCCTGCAACAGCAGAGCCCAGAG GGGAAGCTGACACACACGGAGCTGGTGGTTGCCGTGGAGATGCTGTCGTCCGTGGCCCTGATTAACCGTGCACTGGAGGCCGGAGACAGCAACGAGGTGTGGAGGCTGCTGGACAACAGAGTGACCGGGCTGACCAACGTGGACCAGGGCAACGCACAGAG GTACGTTGATGAGCTGCTGAGACTGAAGGCCAAAGCCCAGGAAGATGGCAACGAGTTTATCACCTGGAACGACATCCAGGGCACGGTAGACCAAGTCAACACCGTGGTCCAGGAGGAACATGACA GGATCATGGCGATCGGCCTGATCAACGATGCCGTGGATGAAGGAGATGCCCGCAAGACCCTGGAGGCCCTGCTGTTGCCCAGCGCCAAGCTGGCTGACGTGTCACCGCCCGTGGCTGAACATTACCAGGAGATGCTCATCAGGACCAAGAGGGAGAAAGCTCAG GAGACGCAGGATGACTCTGCCGTTCTCTGGCTAGACGAGATCCAGGACACCGTCTGGAGATCCAACAAAGACACTGAGGACGCTAAGAGAT tctCCCAGGGCATCTTGACCATTAACGAGGCGGTGGACGATGGGGACACTGGCCGTATTCTGTCCGCGTTGCGTTCGTCTGACGTGGGTCTATACGGGGTCACCTCTGAATGTGAGGACATCTACCAGCAGGAGCTGACCGAGGCCAAGCAGGCCAGGATAGCGGAAG GTGACAACGGCAGCCCCTGGGTCAGGCACTGGGTGAAGGGAGGTTACCATTACTACTACAACCTGCAGACCAAGGAGGGCAGCTGGGAGCAGCCCGCTGACTTCGTCCAGAACAACACGCAGCTGAGCAGGGAGGACATACAG tcgacAGTGTCGGGGGTGACGGCCGCCTATAACCGTGAGCAGCTGTGGATGGCCAACGAGGGTCTACTCACCAAGCTACAGGCCCGTTGCCGGGGTTACATGCTGCGCCAACAACTGCACCAGCGGATGGGCTTCCTGGAGAGACAGAAACCAGCCATCCTCACCatccag TCTAACTGGAGAGGCTACAAGCAGAGGAAGGCCTACAAAGACCGGCGGCAGCACTTCAAGGACAACTCAGCCGCTGTGGTGAAG CTTCAGGCCCTATTCCGGATGCTCCTGGCACGGAAGAAGTATCGGGATCGGTTGAAGTATTTCAAGGATCAC GTGGCTGACATCATTAAAATCCAGGCGTTCATCAGAGCCAACAAGGCCCGGGACGATTACAAGACTCTGA TCAGCGCGGAGCAGCCCCCGATGGGAGTAGTGCGTAAGTTTGTTCACCTGCTGGACCAGAGTGACCAGGACTTCCAGGAGGAGGTGGAGCTGATGCGTTTACGTGAGGAGGTGGTGACCCGCATCCGCTCCAACCAGCAGCTGGAGAACGACCTCAACACCATGGACATCAAGATCGGGCTGCTGGTGAAGAACAAGGTCACGCTGCAG GAGGTGGTGTCACACAGCAAGAAGCTGACCAGGAAGAACAAGGCCCAGCTGTCGGACATGATGAAGATTGACCGGCAGAAGGGAGGGCTGAAGGGGCTGAGCAAGGAGAAGCGCATGAAGCTGGAGGCCTATCAGAACCTGTTCTACCTGCTGCAG ACCAACCCCACCTACCTGGCCAAGCTGATCTTCCAGATGCCGCAGAACAAGTCGACCAAGTTCATGGACTCCGTCATCTTCACCCTGTACAACTACGCATCCAACCAGCGCGAGGAGTATCTGCTCCTCAAACTCTTCAAAACTGCGCTGCAGGAGGAGATCAA GTCGAAGGTGGACCAGCTGCACGAGATCATCACGGGGAACCCGACGGTGATCAAGATGGTGGTGAGCTTTAACCGCGGGGCGCGGGGACAGAACGCCCTGAGACAGATCCTGGCGCCCGTGGTCAAGGAGATCATCGAGGAGCGAGGCATGAACATCAAGACTGACCCCATCGACATCTACAAGGCCTGGGTCAACCAGATGGAGTCACAGACCGGCGAGGCCAG cAAGCTGCCgtatgatgtgaccccggaccaggctCTGGCGCACGAGGAGGTTAGGCTGCGCCTCGACGGATCCATCAAGAACATGCGCAATGTCACCGACAAGTTCCTGGCTGCCATCGCCACCTCTGTCGACAAGATCCC ctATGGGATGAGGATCATTGCCAAGGTGCTGAGGGACTCACTGCACGAGAAGTTCCCCGACGCCACCGACGAGGAGTTGATAAAG ATCGTGGGTAACCTGCTGTACTACCGCTACATGAACCCTGCCATCGTGGCGCCGGACGCCTTTGACATCATCGACATGTCTGCGGGCGGGGGGGGCCTGAGCACCGACCAGCGCAGGAACCTGGGCTCCATCGCCAAGGTGTTGCAGCACGCTGCCTCCAACAAGATGTTTGACAAGGAATATTGTCACCTGGCCTCCATCAACGAGTACCTGTCCCACGCACACCTCAAGTTCAG GAGGTTTTTCCAGTCAGCGTGCGAGGTGCCAGAACTGGAGGATAAGTTTAACGTTGACGAGTATTCTGACCTGGTGACGCTCAACAAGCCCGTCATCTACATCTCCATCGGGGAGATCATCAACACACACACC CTGTTCCTGGACCACCAGGACGCCATCGCCCCCGACCACAACGACCCCATTCACGAGCTGCTCGAGGACCTGGGAGAGGTGCCCACCATCGAGTCCCTCATCG GTGAGGCAGGGCTGAGTGAGGCAGGCAAGGAGCTACTGGCCAAGACCGAGGTGTCGCTGTCTCTCACCAACAAGTTTGACGTGTCGGGCGGCGAGAACGAGGAGATGAACGCACGCACCCTACTGATGAA CACCAAGCGGTTGATGGTGGACGTGATCCGTTTCCAACCCGGAGATACGCTGACCGAGATCCTCGAGTGCCCGTCCTCCACGGTGCAG GAGGCAGAGCACCAGCGGGCCATGCAGCGGCGTGCCGTCCGAGATGCCAAGACCCCCGAGAAGATGAAGCGGAACCAAGCGCAGGTGGACGAGAACCTGATGTCACTGacggagaagaaggagaagatcGACCAGAACCTGAAGAAGTTGACGGCTCTGGGCAAGGTCAACCCGACAAACAAGTACCAGGACCTGATCAACGACGTGGCCAAG gatATCCGTAACCAGCGGCGATACCGACAGAGGCGGAAGGCAGAGTTGGTGCGTCTGCAGCAAACCTACAGCGGCCTCATCTCCAAAACGGCCTTCTACGAGGAGCAGACCGATTACTACAACCAGTACATCAAAACCTGCATGGACAACCTGGCCAGCAAGGGCAA ACTCTCCAAGAAGCCGGGCGATGTGAAAGGAAAGAAGAGCAAGCAGGTGTCACAGCGCTACACGGCCGCTCGGCTCCACGAGAAAGGGGTTCTCCTGGAGATAGAGGACCTCAGCTCCAGCCA GTTCAAGAACGTTATTTTCGACATCTGTCCGACAGAGGAGGTGGGGGACTTTGAGGTGAAGGCAAAGTTCATGGGGGTTCAAATGGATTCCTTCATGCTCCACTATCAG gaCCTGCTCCAGCTCCAGTACGAGGGAGTGGCTGTCATGAAGCTCTTTGACAAAGCCAAGGTCAACGTCAACCTGCTCATCTTCCTGCTCAACAAGAAGTTCTATGGGAAGTAG
- the iqgap1 gene encoding ras GTPase-activating-like protein IQGAP1 isoform X4: MAIGLINDAVDEGDARKTLEALLLPSAKLADVSPPVAEHYQEMLIRTKREKAQETQDDSAVLWLDEIQDTVWRSNKDTEDAKRFSQGILTINEAVDDGDTGRILSALRSSDVGLYGVTSECEDIYQQELTEAKQARIAEGDNGSPWVRHWVKGGYHYYYNLQTKEGSWEQPADFVQNNTQLSREDIQSTVSGVTAAYNREQLWMANEGLLTKLQARCRGYMLRQQLHQRMGFLERQKPAILTIQSNWRGYKQRKAYKDRRQHFKDNSAAVVKLQALFRMLLARKKYRDRLKYFKDHVADIIKIQAFIRANKARDDYKTLISAEQPPMGVVRKFVHLLDQSDQDFQEEVELMRLREEVVTRIRSNQQLENDLNTMDIKIGLLVKNKVTLQEVVSHSKKLTRKNKAQLSDMMKIDRQKGGLKGLSKEKRMKLEAYQNLFYLLQTNPTYLAKLIFQMPQNKSTKFMDSVIFTLYNYASNQREEYLLLKLFKTALQEEIKSKVDQLHEIITGNPTVIKMVVSFNRGARGQNALRQILAPVVKEIIEERGMNIKTDPIDIYKAWVNQMESQTGEASKLPYDVTPDQALAHEEVRLRLDGSIKNMRNVTDKFLAAIATSVDKIPYGMRIIAKVLRDSLHEKFPDATDEELIKIVGNLLYYRYMNPAIVAPDAFDIIDMSAGGGGLSTDQRRNLGSIAKVLQHAASNKMFDKEYCHLASINEYLSHAHLKFRRFFQSACEVPELEDKFNVDEYSDLVTLNKPVIYISIGEIINTHTLFLDHQDAIAPDHNDPIHELLEDLGEVPTIESLIGEAGLSEAGKELLAKTEVSLSLTNKFDVSGGENEEMNARTLLMNTKRLMVDVIRFQPGDTLTEILECPSSTVQEAEHQRAMQRRAVRDAKTPEKMKRNQAQVDENLMSLTEKKEKIDQNLKKLTALGKVNPTNKYQDLINDVAKDIRNQRRYRQRRKAELVRLQQTYSGLISKTAFYEEQTDYYNQYIKTCMDNLASKGKLSKKPGDVKGKKSKQVSQRYTAARLHEKGVLLEIEDLSSSQFKNVIFDICPTEEVGDFEVKAKFMGVQMDSFMLHYQDLLQLQYEGVAVMKLFDKAKVNVNLLIFLLNKKFYGK, translated from the exons ATGGCGATCGGCCTGATCAACGATGCCGTGGATGAAGGAGATGCCCGCAAGACCCTGGAGGCCCTGCTGTTGCCCAGCGCCAAGCTGGCTGACGTGTCACCGCCCGTGGCTGAACATTACCAGGAGATGCTCATCAGGACCAAGAGGGAGAAAGCTCAG GAGACGCAGGATGACTCTGCCGTTCTCTGGCTAGACGAGATCCAGGACACCGTCTGGAGATCCAACAAAGACACTGAGGACGCTAAGAGAT tctCCCAGGGCATCTTGACCATTAACGAGGCGGTGGACGATGGGGACACTGGCCGTATTCTGTCCGCGTTGCGTTCGTCTGACGTGGGTCTATACGGGGTCACCTCTGAATGTGAGGACATCTACCAGCAGGAGCTGACCGAGGCCAAGCAGGCCAGGATAGCGGAAG GTGACAACGGCAGCCCCTGGGTCAGGCACTGGGTGAAGGGAGGTTACCATTACTACTACAACCTGCAGACCAAGGAGGGCAGCTGGGAGCAGCCCGCTGACTTCGTCCAGAACAACACGCAGCTGAGCAGGGAGGACATACAG tcgacAGTGTCGGGGGTGACGGCCGCCTATAACCGTGAGCAGCTGTGGATGGCCAACGAGGGTCTACTCACCAAGCTACAGGCCCGTTGCCGGGGTTACATGCTGCGCCAACAACTGCACCAGCGGATGGGCTTCCTGGAGAGACAGAAACCAGCCATCCTCACCatccag TCTAACTGGAGAGGCTACAAGCAGAGGAAGGCCTACAAAGACCGGCGGCAGCACTTCAAGGACAACTCAGCCGCTGTGGTGAAG CTTCAGGCCCTATTCCGGATGCTCCTGGCACGGAAGAAGTATCGGGATCGGTTGAAGTATTTCAAGGATCAC GTGGCTGACATCATTAAAATCCAGGCGTTCATCAGAGCCAACAAGGCCCGGGACGATTACAAGACTCTGA TCAGCGCGGAGCAGCCCCCGATGGGAGTAGTGCGTAAGTTTGTTCACCTGCTGGACCAGAGTGACCAGGACTTCCAGGAGGAGGTGGAGCTGATGCGTTTACGTGAGGAGGTGGTGACCCGCATCCGCTCCAACCAGCAGCTGGAGAACGACCTCAACACCATGGACATCAAGATCGGGCTGCTGGTGAAGAACAAGGTCACGCTGCAG GAGGTGGTGTCACACAGCAAGAAGCTGACCAGGAAGAACAAGGCCCAGCTGTCGGACATGATGAAGATTGACCGGCAGAAGGGAGGGCTGAAGGGGCTGAGCAAGGAGAAGCGCATGAAGCTGGAGGCCTATCAGAACCTGTTCTACCTGCTGCAG ACCAACCCCACCTACCTGGCCAAGCTGATCTTCCAGATGCCGCAGAACAAGTCGACCAAGTTCATGGACTCCGTCATCTTCACCCTGTACAACTACGCATCCAACCAGCGCGAGGAGTATCTGCTCCTCAAACTCTTCAAAACTGCGCTGCAGGAGGAGATCAA GTCGAAGGTGGACCAGCTGCACGAGATCATCACGGGGAACCCGACGGTGATCAAGATGGTGGTGAGCTTTAACCGCGGGGCGCGGGGACAGAACGCCCTGAGACAGATCCTGGCGCCCGTGGTCAAGGAGATCATCGAGGAGCGAGGCATGAACATCAAGACTGACCCCATCGACATCTACAAGGCCTGGGTCAACCAGATGGAGTCACAGACCGGCGAGGCCAG cAAGCTGCCgtatgatgtgaccccggaccaggctCTGGCGCACGAGGAGGTTAGGCTGCGCCTCGACGGATCCATCAAGAACATGCGCAATGTCACCGACAAGTTCCTGGCTGCCATCGCCACCTCTGTCGACAAGATCCC ctATGGGATGAGGATCATTGCCAAGGTGCTGAGGGACTCACTGCACGAGAAGTTCCCCGACGCCACCGACGAGGAGTTGATAAAG ATCGTGGGTAACCTGCTGTACTACCGCTACATGAACCCTGCCATCGTGGCGCCGGACGCCTTTGACATCATCGACATGTCTGCGGGCGGGGGGGGCCTGAGCACCGACCAGCGCAGGAACCTGGGCTCCATCGCCAAGGTGTTGCAGCACGCTGCCTCCAACAAGATGTTTGACAAGGAATATTGTCACCTGGCCTCCATCAACGAGTACCTGTCCCACGCACACCTCAAGTTCAG GAGGTTTTTCCAGTCAGCGTGCGAGGTGCCAGAACTGGAGGATAAGTTTAACGTTGACGAGTATTCTGACCTGGTGACGCTCAACAAGCCCGTCATCTACATCTCCATCGGGGAGATCATCAACACACACACC CTGTTCCTGGACCACCAGGACGCCATCGCCCCCGACCACAACGACCCCATTCACGAGCTGCTCGAGGACCTGGGAGAGGTGCCCACCATCGAGTCCCTCATCG GTGAGGCAGGGCTGAGTGAGGCAGGCAAGGAGCTACTGGCCAAGACCGAGGTGTCGCTGTCTCTCACCAACAAGTTTGACGTGTCGGGCGGCGAGAACGAGGAGATGAACGCACGCACCCTACTGATGAA CACCAAGCGGTTGATGGTGGACGTGATCCGTTTCCAACCCGGAGATACGCTGACCGAGATCCTCGAGTGCCCGTCCTCCACGGTGCAG GAGGCAGAGCACCAGCGGGCCATGCAGCGGCGTGCCGTCCGAGATGCCAAGACCCCCGAGAAGATGAAGCGGAACCAAGCGCAGGTGGACGAGAACCTGATGTCACTGacggagaagaaggagaagatcGACCAGAACCTGAAGAAGTTGACGGCTCTGGGCAAGGTCAACCCGACAAACAAGTACCAGGACCTGATCAACGACGTGGCCAAG gatATCCGTAACCAGCGGCGATACCGACAGAGGCGGAAGGCAGAGTTGGTGCGTCTGCAGCAAACCTACAGCGGCCTCATCTCCAAAACGGCCTTCTACGAGGAGCAGACCGATTACTACAACCAGTACATCAAAACCTGCATGGACAACCTGGCCAGCAAGGGCAA ACTCTCCAAGAAGCCGGGCGATGTGAAAGGAAAGAAGAGCAAGCAGGTGTCACAGCGCTACACGGCCGCTCGGCTCCACGAGAAAGGGGTTCTCCTGGAGATAGAGGACCTCAGCTCCAGCCA GTTCAAGAACGTTATTTTCGACATCTGTCCGACAGAGGAGGTGGGGGACTTTGAGGTGAAGGCAAAGTTCATGGGGGTTCAAATGGATTCCTTCATGCTCCACTATCAG gaCCTGCTCCAGCTCCAGTACGAGGGAGTGGCTGTCATGAAGCTCTTTGACAAAGCCAAGGTCAACGTCAACCTGCTCATCTTCCTGCTCAACAAGAAGTTCTATGGGAAGTAG